Proteins from one Kwoniella shivajii chromosome 1, complete sequence genomic window:
- a CDS encoding alpha,alpha-trehalose-phosphate synthase [UDP-forming] 1, whose product MSPPAAPGSPYTSNHISSPTQPSFSQMPNQPKPNDSGSPQLETSKDQRLIVVSNRLPVTISKDDKGEYHFKMSSGGLVSALSGCKKTMSFQWIGWPGKDIPMADREIVNKRLLDEYNCVPVYLSDELADRHYNGFSNSILWPLFHYHPGEMNFDAAHWLAYREANMRFAEVVSHMCQSGDMVWVQDYHLMLLPMLLRSMISGESAQGEMVRKELGRVKEGVDDEVVKDVLGMQPGVATPVDGETDEGVEMLDDVEEEGGPLKMKERGGKRPHFPRGLSTFQKQEMVAKEKGKDGIRIGFFLHTPFPSSEIYRVLPVRREILLGVLQCDLIGFHTYDYARHFLSSCTRILGLQTQPNGIEFEGRYAQVGTYPIGIEPMQFVEGLQKEKVQTRLQALENRFKGCKVIIGVDRLDYIKGIPQKLHALEVFLTQHPEWIGKVVLVQLAIPSRQDVEEYQNLRACVNELVGRINGRFGTVEFMPIHYLHKSVPFEELTAMYALADACLVTSTRDGMNLVAYEYISSQSKRHGSMVLSEFAGAAQSLNGSILINPWDVQSTADAIHLALEMGPEQRESNWQKLFSYVSKYTAEAWGVSFVNELTRLSGLPPAGPAGPGRKASRSLSRTSSKASIRRRASQASVNAPTA is encoded by the exons ATGTCACCTCCTGCTGCTCCAGGTTCACCATACACATCAAATCATATTTCTTCACCTACTCAACCTTCATTCTCACAAATGCCTAATCAACCTAAACCAAACGACAGCGGTTCACCTCAATTGGAAACCAGTAAAGATCAACGTTTGATCGTTGTCTCTAATAGGTTACCTGTAACTAtcagtaaagatgataaaggaGAATATCATTTCAAG ATGTCCTCGGGTGGATTGGTGTCTGCTCTTAGTGGATGTAAGAAGACCATGAGTTTCCAATGGATTGGTTGGCCAGGTAAAGAT ATCCCAATGGCAGACAGAGAAATCGTCAACAAGAGATTACTTGATGAATACAACTGTGTTCCAGTATATCTCTCTGATGAATTGGCTGACCGACATTACAACG GTTTCTCCAACTCCATCTTATGGCCTTTGTTTCACTACCACCCCGGAGAGATGAATTTTGATGCCGCTCATTGGTTAGCTTATCGAGAAGCCAATATGAGATTCGCAGAAGTCGTTTCTCACATGTGTCAATCTGGAGATATGGTTTGGGTACAAGATTACCATTTGATGTTATTACCCATGTTGTTGAGATCTATGATTTCAGGCGAATCAgctcaaggtgaaatggtTCGAAAAGAATTAGGTagagtcaaagaaggtgtagacGATGAAGTTGTCAAAGATGTTTTGGGCATGCAACCAGGAGTAGCTACTCCCGTTGACGGAGAaacagatgaaggtgtagagATGTTGGATGAcgtggaagaagaaggtggacctttgaaaatgaaagaaagaggtggtaaaAGACCCCATTTCCCAAGAGGGTTATCGACTTTCCAAAAACAAGAGATGGTAGCtaaagaaaaaggtaaagatggtATCAGAATTGGTTTCTTCTTACATACTCCATTCCCTTCAAGTGAAATCTATCG AGTACTTCCCGTTCGAAGAGAAATTCTACTCGGTGTACTTCAATGTGATCTCATtgg TTTCCACACATATGACTACGCTCGACACTTCTTATCGTCTTGTACCCGAATCCTCGGCTTGCAAACTCAACCAAACGGTATCGAATTCGAAGGTCGTTATGCGCAAGTCGGAACTTATCCAATTGGTATCGAACCAATGCAATTCGTGGAAGGGTTacagaaagaaaaagttCAAACTAGGCTTCAAGCTCTGGAGAACAGATTCAAAGGTTGTAAAGTTATCATCGGTGTTGATAGATTAGATTACATCAAAGGTATTCCTCAAAAATTGCATGCTTTGGAAGTGTTTTTGACTCAGCATCCAGAATGGATCGGTAAG GTTGTACTTGTCCAATTGGCAATTCCATCCCGacaagatgtagaagagTATCAGAATCTTCGAGCATGTGTCAATGAACTTGTTGGAAGAATCAACGGTCGATTCGGTACTGTCGAATTTATGCCTATTCACTATCTTCACAAATCAGTACCATTCGAAGAACTCACCGCTATGTACGCTTTGGCCGATGCTTGTTTGGTTACCTCAACCAGAGATGGTATGAATTTG GTCGCGTATGAGTATATCTCTTCTCAATCCAAACGACATGGTTCTATGGTTCTCTCAGAATTCGCAGGTGCTGCTCAGTCTTTGAACGGTAGTATCCTCATCAACCCTT GGGATGTGCAATCTACCGCTGATGCTATACATCTCGCACTCGAGATGGGACCTGAACAAAGAGAGTCCAACTGGCAGAAATTGTTCAGT TATGTTAGCAAGTACACCGCTGAAGCCTGGGGTGTATCGTTTGTCAACGAAT TAACTCGATTATCTGGATTACCTCCTGCTGGACCTGCTGGACCCGGCCGAAAAGCTTCTCGTAGTTTAAGTCGAACAAGTTCAAAAGCCagcatcagaagaagagctAGTCAAGCTAGTGTAAATGCCCCAACTGCTTAA